In the genome of Segatella copri, one region contains:
- a CDS encoding lytic transglycosylase domain-containing protein, translated as MKVSTASADTNVNVSSTDDFDWTPVMEAIIQVESEGNPKAKSGSSVGVMQITPILVAECNDILKRRKSKKRFSLADRFSIAKSKEMFLLIQSVHNPLNSIEKAIRAWNGGNHYSVKRTQRYFEKVMNLLKN; from the coding sequence ATGAAGGTAAGTACAGCGTCGGCTGATACGAATGTAAATGTATCCTCTACTGATGATTTCGATTGGACTCCAGTGATGGAAGCGATTATCCAGGTAGAGAGTGAGGGTAACCCCAAAGCAAAAAGTGGAAGTTCTGTTGGTGTTATGCAGATTACCCCTATCTTAGTGGCAGAGTGTAATGACATCCTGAAGAGACGCAAGAGCAAGAAGCGTTTCTCTTTGGCTGATAGATTCAGCATCGCAAAGTCTAAGGAGATGTTTCTCCTAATTCAATCTGTCCACAATCCTCTTAATAGCATTGAGAAGGCGATTCGTGCCTGGAATGGTGGAAATCACTATAGTGTGAAGAGAACACAGCGCTATTTCGAGAAAGTCATGAATCTTTTGAAAAATTAA
- the fabG gene encoding 3-oxoacyl-[acyl-carrier-protein] reductase yields the protein MGLLTGKTALVTGAARGIGKAVAMKFASEGANIAFTDLVLNDDMAAGLEATRKEIEALGVTCRAYAGNAADFEETEKTVKQIHADFGSIDILVNNAGITKDGLMLRMSEAQWDAVLNVNLKSAFNFIHACSPIMLRQRSGSIINMASVVGVHGNAGQCNYAASKAGMIALAKSIAQELGPKGVRANAVAPGFIETAMTAQLPEEIRKDWMKKIPLRRGGQTEDIANVCLFLASDMSSYVSGQVIQIDGGMNM from the coding sequence ATGGGATTATTAACAGGTAAGACAGCCCTTGTAACAGGTGCTGCTCGCGGCATCGGTAAGGCTGTCGCAATGAAATTTGCTTCTGAGGGTGCTAACATCGCATTCACAGACCTCGTACTCAATGATGATATGGCTGCAGGTTTGGAGGCTACCCGCAAGGAGATTGAGGCTCTCGGCGTAACATGCCGTGCATACGCTGGTAACGCTGCTGACTTCGAGGAGACTGAGAAGACAGTGAAGCAGATTCATGCTGATTTCGGTTCTATCGATATTCTCGTTAACAACGCTGGTATCACCAAGGATGGCTTGATGCTCCGTATGTCTGAGGCTCAGTGGGATGCTGTATTGAACGTAAACTTGAAGTCTGCTTTCAATTTTATCCACGCTTGCTCTCCTATCATGCTCCGTCAGCGCAGCGGTTCTATCATCAACATGGCTTCTGTGGTAGGTGTTCATGGTAACGCAGGTCAGTGCAACTATGCAGCTTCTAAGGCTGGTATGATTGCTTTGGCTAAGTCTATCGCTCAGGAGTTGGGTCCTAAGGGTGTTCGTGCCAACGCTGTAGCTCCTGGCTTCATTGAGACTGCCATGACAGCTCAGTTGCCAGAGGAAATCCGTAAGGACTGGATGAAGAAGATTCCTTTGCGCCGTGGTGGTCAGACAGAGGATATCGCTAACGTTTGTCTCTTCCTCGCTTCTGATATGTCTAGCTACGTAAGTGGTCAGGTTATTCAGATCGACGGTGGTATGAACATGTAA
- a CDS encoding RluA family pseudouridine synthase: protein MQVVYEDNHIIIVSKRSGEIVQGDKTGDEPLSETVKQYIKEKYQKPGNVFLGVVHRLDRPVSGLVVFAKTSKALSRLNTMFRDGEVHKTYWAIVKNMPKETEATLTHWIVRNEKQNKSYAYDHEVKNSKKAILKYKVIGHTDHYTLLEVNLMTGRHHQIRCQLAKMGCPIKGDLKYGSPRSNADGSISLLSHRVEFVHPVSKETIVVEAPLPDDNLWRAIAP, encoded by the coding sequence ATGCAGGTAGTTTACGAAGACAACCATATAATTATCGTCTCTAAGAGAAGTGGTGAAATCGTGCAGGGCGACAAGACCGGCGATGAGCCTCTCTCTGAGACGGTAAAACAGTATATCAAGGAGAAATACCAGAAACCGGGTAATGTATTCCTGGGTGTGGTGCATCGACTTGACCGTCCGGTTTCGGGACTCGTGGTGTTTGCCAAGACTTCGAAGGCACTGAGCCGACTGAACACCATGTTCAGGGATGGTGAGGTTCACAAGACCTATTGGGCGATTGTGAAGAACATGCCGAAGGAGACCGAGGCGACATTGACCCATTGGATTGTAAGAAACGAGAAGCAGAACAAGAGCTACGCTTACGACCATGAGGTGAAGAACTCGAAGAAGGCGATATTGAAGTATAAGGTGATAGGTCATACCGATCATTATACACTTCTGGAAGTGAACCTGATGACGGGAAGACATCATCAGATCAGATGTCAGTTGGCTAAGATGGGATGCCCTATCAAGGGCGACCTGAAATACGGTTCCCCTCGCAGCAATGCTGACGGCAGTATCTCGCTTCTTTCGCACAGGGTAGAGTTTGTGCATCCCGTATCGAAGGAAACCATCGTGGTGGAGGCTCCTCTGCCAGATGACAACTTATGGAGAGCTATCGCCCCTTGA
- a CDS encoding TetR/AcrR family transcriptional regulator → MSVSKTRQKLVDVARQLFAKNGIANTTMNDIAVASGKGRRTLYTYFSRKEDVYYAVIESELERLSDRLDEVANCKMRPQDKIIELIYTHLSMIKETVVRNGNLRAEFFRNIWMVEKVRKNFDEDEIEILRRIYREGKDAGEFDIDNVDLVADITHYCIKGLEVPFIYGRLGHGMNVEASKPLVAKVVYGALGKSGLKL, encoded by the coding sequence ATGTCAGTATCCAAAACAAGACAAAAACTTGTAGATGTCGCACGACAACTCTTTGCCAAGAATGGTATAGCAAATACAACCATGAATGATATTGCTGTAGCTTCGGGGAAGGGACGACGTACGCTCTATACTTATTTCAGTAGAAAGGAAGACGTCTATTACGCTGTAATAGAGTCAGAGTTGGAACGCCTTTCCGATAGATTGGATGAGGTGGCCAACTGCAAGATGCGTCCACAGGATAAGATTATCGAACTTATCTATACTCATCTCAGTATGATTAAGGAGACGGTGGTACGTAATGGTAATTTGCGTGCTGAATTCTTCCGCAACATCTGGATGGTGGAGAAGGTGAGAAAGAACTTTGATGAGGATGAAATCGAAATCCTCCGTCGTATCTATCGTGAGGGAAAGGATGCAGGTGAGTTTGATATCGACAATGTAGATCTGGTTGCCGACATTACTCATTATTGTATCAAGGGCTTGGAAGTACCTTTCATCTATGGCCGTTTGGGACATGGCATGAATGTGGAGGCAAGCAAACCATTGGTTGCCAAGGTGGTTTATGGCGCCTTGGGTAAATCGGGATTGAAACTGTAA